One window of Oscillatoria salina IIICB1 genomic DNA carries:
- a CDS encoding non-ribosomal peptide synthetase, whose amino-acid sequence MHYKAPVIKAETLVNLLRRRAIEQPQQLAYTFLTDRLSEEANISYGELDRYARAIGAKLQSLDLRGNRALLLYYPGIDYIAGLWGCLYAGVVAVTVYPPKFSRSNRKRSRLETIQTIALDAQPAIGLTTSTLLGRAEEFIAQSSCLEAFPWICSDELPREAASNWQMPSLDTNSLAFLQYTSGSTTTPKGVMLSHGNLLHNLSLIRHNFRLTPASRGVIWLPPYHDMGLIGGILEPIFVGFPVTLMSPMTFLQRPLNWLQTISQKSATCSGGPNFAYELCLQKITHQEKKNLDLSCWDVAFCGAEPIRPQTVERFIAAFAACGFRQEAFYPCYGLAEATLLASGAQKAQYPTIKSFQKKELERDRVIEVGTHDEESKKVVGCGQAVPSQKIAIVNPQTLQVCESNQVGEIWLSGASVAQGYWNQEENTQQTFFSSLPDSTHEAYLRTGDLGFLHQGELFVTGRLKDSIAIAGRNYYPQDLELTVEQSHSALKMGGCAVFSVEVDRADSEKIVIVQEVKRSVGHDRWEEIKSAIRQSIADRHSLQVYAVVLIKFGSLPKTASGKIQRHTCKAKFLTNHLQVIATSIHNTESILVPENSLSRQELGKVPVKRREDVLIEYLQEQIGGMVGVSPLSLDPLQPLGGLSLDSLILVEIKHRIEAQLEVNLSLATLFESNITQLADEIQQKIVKQEAIAPKYFPKIQKSDEKYALAYGQKALCFLDSLTSSAEPSPYNIARAVRIRGELNISDLQQAWQKLIERHSALRTTFPSEPEGQVQRIHAQINLDFDDEKLSTDDFRTLDQRLQQEANRPFNLAQGPLWRVRVFSRSPQEHILLLVLHHAIADFWSLAVLVEELNIFYTAIREGTPAFLPSCGQYFNYTQWQNELLATERGDRQWAYWQKQMSGTLPILNLPTDRPRPPVQTYQGSTEKFTLNSELSCRLKQLAQDNQVTLSTLLLAAFQVLLSRLSEQEDIIIGSPVAGRSQHQLANIVGYLVNTVPLRADLSGNPSFLTLLKRTQSTVVSALEHQDYPFSLLVERLQPNRSAERSPIFQVMFVWQKAHRLDHEGLTALALGHPGKPIDLGKLVVEAVDFEPKTSQLDMTLFLGEIEQQLVGTWEYNTDLFEAATIRRTIAGFQTLLESIAEQPAQPIANLPLLTNSDRQKLLEEWNQTGKDYPQDICLHQLFEAQVEQTPEAIALVFGERNLTSSELNHRANQLAHYLRSRGVKPDTLVGVYLERSIDLVVALLGILKAGGAYLPLNTREPAQRLAYMLADARVNLLLTQKTLREQIPETQAQIICLDTDSSAIASESEANPLNITLPDCLAYVIYTSGSTGKPKAAMNTHQGISNRLFWMQQTYPIDCTDRILQKTPISFDVSVWEIFWPLMTGARLILAKPGGHQDSTYLSNLIAQQQITTIHFVPSMLRVFLEQENLENNSQSLKRVICSGEALTQKLTTRFFERLNCSLENLYGPTEAAIDVTFWHCQPQNQSNIIPIGRAIANTQIYILDRHLQPVPIGVFGEIHLGGIGLARGYLNHPELTATKFIPNPFKTNSRLYQTGDLGRFLPDGAIEFGGRIDRQVKIRGFRIELVEIEAALSQHPTVKEAVVLGREDLPDERRLVAYLVLRNQQTPTISELRQFLQSKLPNYMLPVAFVFREALPLLSNGKINYRALSIPDKLHPEREPGFVPPQNPEAESLANIWAEVLGLEEIGIHDNFFELGGDSIRSIQVCTLAQKIGLKLSVEQLFQHQTIHELAGQIGVIESKTVSVPQTANFSLISEQDRLKLPENIEDAYPLTLLQAGTIFHSEYNPESPVYHDIFTYHLKIPFQRNFFSSAIAQLLARHEVLRTSFEVTGFQEPLQLVHQTVKVPLSIEDLRHLSSEQQEEILASWIEAEKKHRFNWNCPPLLRFQVHHRTDETFQLTLSFHHAILDGWSIASLLTELFQHYFSLLNQESYAIPSLPATKFRDFVSYEQQILQSTEHRQYWLEKLSEPTITRLPRLAKPSPEVELPQHQIQEVSLSPEVSEGLKRLARKAGVPLKSVLLAAHLRVLSFLSDRADIIAGLVTHSRPEQIDAERVLGLFLNTLPFRLQLLGGTWIDLVRETFKVERELLKFRQYPLAEIQRLSGGLPLFETLFNFNHFHIYREVFSSEGKEFWGGKFFEETNFTFVANFGQDPFSSQIQLSLNYDANQLTQAQVNQFGAYYAKTLAIMATRPLERYEDRCLLSASEEKQLLREWNNTQVNFSPEQDVQQLIELQVEKTPDAIAATFESQQLTYQQLNQQSNQLAHYLRSLGVKAETPVGICVERSLDLLVGVLAILKAGGVYVPFAPAHPSPRIAFMLEEVKPLVLLTQQHHKGLAANSQTTVYLDLDKSEIAAQPDTNLTRVSTPDNLAYILYTSGSTGVPKGVMVTRRSLVNFLHSLSRESGMTADEVLLAVTTLSFDIAALELYLPLILGGSVAIASQEQISNGQLLKQKLSEVGATAMQATPVTWRLLIEAGWQGQAGFKVFCGGEALDEKLAQRLMANGASVWNLYGPTETTIWSCLQQLKPTDSVTIGHPICNTRVYVLDRHLQPVPVGVPGELYLGGAGVARGYLDRPTLTAERFIPDPFSSSPGTRLYRTGDLVRYCPDGRLEFLNRLDRQIKLRGFRIEPGEIEATLEKHPQVRKAVVLAARAEEKLVAYLVLDLAAEENFVPQTSSQEKDSQTKTLLNELRTDLRQQLPHYMIPSTLVSIATLPLTPNGKIDRQALAAIDTPQPTSDRTYVAPRTPTEEQIARICADLLKCEALGVYDNFFDFGGHSLLVARLIAEVSDLFQVHLPMREIFLDATVANLAAVVEKSRETAELTKKNDEERLQTSLANISEEQLDFLLSEALLLQELEKGKE is encoded by the coding sequence ATGCACTATAAAGCTCCTGTAATTAAAGCCGAAACTCTTGTCAATCTTCTTCGTCGTCGGGCTATTGAACAACCTCAACAACTAGCCTATACATTCTTAACCGATCGCTTGAGTGAAGAAGCAAACATAAGTTACGGAGAACTCGATCGATATGCTCGTGCGATTGGAGCTAAACTGCAATCTCTCGACCTGAGAGGAAATCGTGCATTGCTTTTATACTATCCAGGAATAGATTATATAGCGGGATTGTGGGGATGCCTGTATGCAGGTGTAGTAGCAGTAACGGTATATCCACCAAAATTTTCTCGCTCCAATCGTAAGCGATCGCGACTTGAAACCATTCAAACGATTGCTCTCGATGCTCAACCAGCGATCGGCTTAACTACCTCAACCCTTTTAGGACGTGCCGAAGAATTCATCGCCCAGTCATCTTGCTTAGAAGCTTTCCCTTGGATATGTAGTGACGAGCTGCCAAGGGAAGCAGCATCTAATTGGCAGATGCCTTCCCTAGACACCAACAGTTTAGCATTCCTTCAATATACATCCGGCTCAACGACCACACCAAAAGGGGTAATGCTCTCTCATGGCAATCTCTTGCATAATTTGTCCTTAATTCGCCACAACTTTAGGCTAACTCCAGCAAGTCGAGGCGTGATTTGGTTGCCCCCATATCACGATATGGGATTGATTGGCGGCATTCTCGAACCAATTTTCGTCGGTTTTCCAGTCACGCTGATGTCGCCGATGACTTTTTTACAGCGTCCTTTAAATTGGTTGCAGACCATCTCCCAAAAGAGTGCTACTTGTAGTGGCGGTCCAAATTTCGCTTATGAGCTTTGCTTGCAAAAGATTACTCATCAGGAGAAAAAAAACCTTGATTTGAGTTGTTGGGATGTCGCTTTTTGCGGTGCCGAACCAATTCGCCCGCAAACGGTAGAAAGATTTATCGCGGCATTTGCCGCTTGTGGTTTTCGTCAGGAAGCTTTTTATCCTTGTTATGGGCTAGCTGAAGCAACCTTGTTGGCTTCAGGGGCGCAGAAAGCTCAGTATCCGACGATTAAATCTTTTCAAAAAAAGGAACTCGAACGCGATCGCGTTATTGAAGTCGGAACTCACGACGAAGAGAGTAAAAAGGTAGTTGGGTGCGGTCAAGCGGTACCCAGTCAGAAAATAGCGATTGTCAACCCACAAACTTTGCAGGTTTGTGAGTCTAACCAAGTTGGTGAAATTTGGCTATCAGGAGCTAGCGTAGCGCAAGGCTATTGGAATCAGGAAGAGAATACCCAACAGACTTTCTTTTCCTCTTTACCAGACAGCACTCACGAAGCTTATTTACGCACTGGAGACCTGGGATTTTTACATCAAGGAGAACTGTTTGTCACCGGTCGATTAAAAGACTCGATCGCGATCGCCGGACGCAACTATTATCCCCAGGATCTTGAACTAACCGTCGAGCAAAGCCATTCGGCTTTGAAGATGGGAGGATGTGCAGTTTTCTCTGTAGAAGTAGATCGCGCCGACTCAGAAAAAATTGTTATTGTTCAAGAAGTCAAGCGCTCTGTCGGTCACGATCGTTGGGAGGAAATAAAGAGTGCGATTCGCCAGTCAATTGCCGATCGCCATAGCTTACAAGTTTATGCTGTAGTCTTGATTAAGTTCGGGAGTCTTCCCAAAACTGCTAGTGGCAAAATTCAACGTCATACTTGCAAAGCCAAATTTTTAACCAATCATTTGCAGGTTATTGCCACCAGCATTCATAACACTGAGAGTATATTAGTTCCGGAAAACTCATTATCGCGCCAAGAACTTGGGAAAGTACCAGTCAAGCGCAGAGAGGATGTATTAATTGAATATCTTCAAGAGCAAATAGGAGGTATGGTAGGGGTTTCACCTCTTAGTTTAGACCCACTACAACCATTAGGTGGGTTAAGCCTAGATTCATTAATCTTGGTAGAAATCAAGCATCGTATTGAAGCTCAATTGGAAGTGAATCTTTCCCTGGCAACTCTTTTTGAGTCCAACATCACTCAATTAGCAGACGAGATTCAGCAAAAGATTGTTAAACAAGAAGCGATCGCGCCCAAATATTTTCCTAAAATTCAGAAATCCGATGAGAAATATGCCCTGGCTTACGGACAAAAGGCACTCTGTTTTTTGGATTCATTAACTTCATCCGCCGAACCTTCGCCCTACAACATTGCTCGTGCTGTCCGCATTCGAGGTGAATTGAATATTAGCGACTTGCAACAGGCTTGGCAAAAATTAATCGAGCGCCATTCTGCACTACGCACAACCTTTCCTTCAGAGCCAGAGGGACAAGTCCAGCGAATCCATGCACAGATAAATCTCGACTTTGATGACGAGAAATTATCAACAGATGATTTTCGCACTCTTGACCAACGTTTACAGCAAGAAGCTAATCGTCCGTTCAATTTAGCACAGGGACCGCTTTGGCGGGTTAGAGTATTCTCGCGATCGCCCCAGGAACATATCCTGCTACTAGTTTTGCATCACGCGATCGCTGATTTTTGGTCCTTAGCAGTGCTGGTAGAAGAGCTGAATATTTTCTATACTGCTATCCGAGAAGGTACACCTGCCTTTTTGCCGAGTTGTGGGCAATATTTTAATTACACGCAATGGCAGAACGAACTGTTAGCCACCGAGCGCGGCGATCGCCAGTGGGCTTACTGGCAAAAACAGATGTCCGGAACGCTGCCTATTCTCAATCTTCCCACCGACAGACCCCGACCGCCCGTTCAGACATATCAAGGCTCCACAGAGAAATTTACCCTGAATTCCGAGTTGAGTTGCCGCCTCAAACAATTAGCTCAAGATAATCAAGTTACGCTTTCTACACTGCTGCTCGCAGCTTTCCAAGTGCTATTATCTCGACTGAGCGAACAAGAAGATATTATTATCGGTTCTCCTGTAGCTGGAAGAAGCCAGCATCAGCTTGCCAACATTGTCGGATACTTAGTTAATACAGTACCCCTGAGAGCAGATTTATCAGGGAATCCATCTTTTTTAACACTTCTGAAGCGAACCCAATCAACAGTAGTTTCCGCTCTCGAACATCAAGATTATCCTTTCTCATTACTCGTAGAACGCTTACAACCAAATCGCAGTGCCGAGCGATCGCCAATTTTTCAGGTAATGTTCGTGTGGCAAAAGGCACATCGATTAGACCACGAGGGTTTGACAGCTTTGGCTCTGGGTCATCCGGGAAAACCGATCGATCTAGGCAAATTGGTGGTTGAGGCGGTCGATTTCGAGCCAAAAACCAGTCAACTCGACATGACACTTTTCCTCGGAGAAATCGAGCAACAGCTAGTAGGGACTTGGGAATACAATACAGACTTATTTGAGGCTGCCACCATTCGCCGGACGATCGCTGGTTTTCAAACATTACTCGAAAGTATTGCCGAGCAGCCAGCGCAGCCGATCGCCAACTTACCATTATTAACCAACTCAGATCGCCAAAAACTGCTAGAGGAATGGAATCAAACAGGAAAAGATTATCCCCAAGATATCTGCCTGCATCAACTGTTTGAAGCACAAGTTGAGCAAACCCCCGAAGCGATCGCCCTCGTCTTTGGCGAGCGAAATTTAACCTCTAGCGAGCTAAACCATCGGGCGAACCAATTAGCTCATTACCTGCGATCGCGAGGAGTAAAACCCGATACCTTAGTTGGCGTATATCTAGAGCGCTCCATAGATCTAGTCGTCGCACTCCTCGGCATTCTCAAAGCAGGGGGAGCCTATTTACCATTAAATACCAGAGAACCCGCCCAAAGGTTAGCTTATATGTTGGCAGATGCGAGAGTAAACCTCCTGCTAACTCAAAAAACACTCCGCGAACAAATTCCTGAAACCCAAGCCCAGATTATTTGCTTAGATACAGATTCGAGCGCGATCGCCTCAGAAAGCGAAGCCAACCCTCTCAATATTACATTGCCCGATTGTTTAGCCTATGTGATTTACACTTCCGGGTCTACGGGCAAACCCAAAGCCGCGATGAATACTCATCAAGGAATTAGCAACCGCTTATTCTGGATGCAGCAAACCTACCCCATCGATTGTACAGATCGGATTCTCCAAAAAACCCCAATTAGCTTTGATGTCTCCGTCTGGGAAATTTTTTGGCCGCTAATGACCGGAGCGCGCCTAATTCTAGCCAAACCAGGCGGTCATCAAGACAGCACCTATTTAAGCAACTTAATTGCCCAACAGCAAATCACCACCATCCATTTTGTGCCCTCCATGCTGCGAGTTTTTCTCGAACAAGAAAATCTCGAAAACAACTCTCAGAGCTTAAAGCGAGTAATTTGTAGCGGAGAAGCCCTAACCCAGAAACTCACCACACGCTTCTTTGAGCGTCTCAACTGCTCCTTAGAAAATCTTTACGGACCCACAGAAGCCGCAATAGACGTTACCTTCTGGCACTGTCAACCCCAGAACCAATCAAACATAATCCCCATCGGACGAGCGATCGCCAACACCCAGATTTACATCCTCGATCGGCATTTACAACCCGTTCCCATCGGTGTTTTTGGCGAAATCCACCTTGGCGGTATAGGACTAGCGCGAGGATACCTCAATCATCCCGAATTAACCGCCACCAAATTTATTCCCAACCCCTTCAAAACCAATTCTCGCCTTTATCAAACCGGAGACTTAGGACGCTTCCTACCCGACGGTGCGATCGAGTTTGGAGGGCGCATCGATCGCCAAGTCAAAATACGCGGTTTCCGAATAGAATTAGTCGAAATTGAAGCTGCACTCAGCCAACACCCTACAGTAAAAGAAGCCGTCGTCTTAGGACGAGAAGATTTACCCGACGAGCGGCGGCTCGTCGCTTATCTCGTGCTTCGCAACCAACAAACTCCCACAATCAGCGAACTACGTCAGTTTTTGCAAAGCAAATTGCCCAATTATATGCTCCCTGTCGCCTTTGTCTTCCGAGAAGCTTTGCCTTTACTGTCCAATGGGAAAATTAACTACCGCGCACTCTCCATCCCAGACAAGCTTCATCCGGAACGAGAACCAGGCTTTGTCCCCCCCCAAAATCCCGAAGCCGAATCCTTAGCTAATATTTGGGCAGAAGTATTAGGGCTGGAAGAAATTGGCATTCATGACAACTTTTTTGAACTCGGAGGGGACTCGATTCGCAGCATCCAAGTCTGTACCCTAGCGCAAAAAATCGGTCTGAAACTTTCTGTCGAACAACTTTTTCAACATCAAACCATTCACGAATTAGCAGGACAAATCGGTGTCATCGAGTCGAAGACAGTATCTGTTCCTCAAACAGCAAACTTTAGCCTGATTTCCGAGCAAGATCGTTTAAAACTGCCAGAAAATATCGAAGATGCCTATCCCCTGACTCTCCTACAAGCAGGCACGATCTTCCACAGCGAATATAATCCAGAAAGCCCCGTATACCACGATATCTTTACCTATCATCTGAAAATTCCTTTTCAGCGCAACTTCTTCAGTAGTGCGATCGCGCAACTACTCGCTCGTCACGAAGTGCTGCGAACTTCATTCGAGGTAACAGGTTTTCAAGAACCCTTACAACTAGTGCATCAAACAGTCAAAGTTCCCTTATCGATAGAAGATTTGCGCCATCTCTCATCCGAACAACAAGAAGAAATCTTAGCCTCTTGGATAGAAGCAGAAAAAAAACATCGGTTCAACTGGAACTGTCCCCCACTCTTGCGCTTCCAGGTTCACCACCGCACTGATGAGACATTTCAACTCACATTAAGCTTTCACCACGCCATTCTAGATGGATGGAGTATCGCTTCCCTACTCACAGAATTATTTCAGCACTACTTTTCCTTATTGAACCAGGAAAGTTATGCGATTCCATCCTTACCTGCAACCAAATTTCGGGACTTCGTCAGCTACGAACAACAAATTCTGCAAAGTACAGAACACCGTCAATACTGGCTTGAGAAACTGAGCGAACCAACGATTACCAGGCTCCCCCGTCTTGCCAAACCATCCCCAGAAGTTGAATTACCGCAGCATCAAATCCAAGAAGTTTCACTCTCACCTGAAGTATCCGAGGGCTTAAAACGCCTAGCGCGAAAGGCAGGCGTTCCTCTCAAAAGCGTTCTCTTAGCAGCACACTTACGAGTATTAAGTTTCCTCAGCGATCGCGCAGATATTATCGCTGGCTTAGTTACTCATAGCCGACCCGAACAAATTGATGCCGAAAGAGTATTAGGGCTATTTCTCAATACCTTACCATTTCGCTTACAGTTACTTGGAGGCACTTGGATAGATTTAGTCAGAGAAACCTTTAAAGTTGAGCGAGAATTACTCAAGTTCCGACAATATCCTTTAGCTGAGATCCAGAGACTCTCAGGTGGACTTCCTCTGTTCGAGACCTTATTCAACTTTAACCACTTTCACATTTATCGAGAAGTATTTAGTAGCGAAGGGAAAGAATTTTGGGGAGGTAAGTTTTTTGAAGAAACGAACTTTACCTTCGTCGCCAACTTTGGACAAGATCCCTTCTCATCCCAAATACAACTGTCTCTTAACTATGATGCGAATCAGTTAACGCAAGCGCAGGTAAACCAGTTTGGCGCTTACTATGCCAAAACTTTAGCAATAATGGCAACCAGACCCTTAGAGCGTTATGAAGATCGTTGTTTGCTCTCCGCATCAGAAGAAAAACAATTACTGAGAGAGTGGAATAATACCCAGGTTAACTTCTCCCCCGAACAAGACGTTCAGCAATTAATTGAGTTACAAGTCGAGAAAACACCCGATGCTATTGCAGCTACCTTTGAAAGCCAACAACTGACTTACCAACAGTTGAATCAACAGTCAAACCAGTTAGCGCATTATTTGCGATCGCTAGGAGTTAAAGCAGAAACTCCCGTTGGCATTTGCGTCGAGAGATCCCTCGATTTGCTCGTCGGAGTACTCGCCATCCTCAAAGCTGGAGGAGTCTACGTACCGTTCGCTCCGGCTCACCCATCCCCACGTATTGCCTTCATGCTTGAAGAAGTCAAGCCCTTGGTACTACTAACTCAGCAGCACCACAAAGGTTTAGCAGCAAACTCCCAAACAACTGTCTATTTAGACTTAGATAAATCCGAAATCGCCGCACAACCCGACACCAACCTGACACGGGTTTCTACCCCCGACAATCTCGCTTATATCCTCTACACTTCCGGTTCCACAGGCGTACCGAAAGGGGTAATGGTAACGCGCAGATCGCTGGTAAATTTCTTACATTCCCTGTCTAGAGAATCTGGTATGACCGCAGATGAGGTGCTTCTGGCAGTCACAACACTTTCGTTCGATATTGCAGCTCTGGAATTATATTTACCCCTGATTCTCGGCGGCTCTGTAGCGATCGCCTCACAAGAGCAAATCAGCAACGGACAGCTTTTAAAACAGAAACTCAGTGAAGTAGGCGCAACCGCAATGCAAGCAACTCCAGTTACCTGGCGCTTGCTAATTGAAGCAGGTTGGCAAGGACAAGCCGGGTTCAAGGTATTTTGTGGCGGAGAAGCCTTAGACGAGAAACTAGCACAGCGTTTAATGGCTAATGGCGCATCAGTCTGGAATCTCTACGGACCAACTGAAACCACAATTTGGTCTTGTTTGCAACAACTAAAACCCACAGACTCAGTAACGATCGGACATCCGATTTGCAACACCAGAGTGTACGTTCTCGATCGCCACTTACAACCCGTTCCAGTAGGGGTTCCTGGGGAACTTTATCTAGGTGGAGCAGGTGTAGCTCGCGGTTATCTCGATCGTCCTACCCTCACGGCAGAACGGTTTATCCCCGATCCCTTTAGTTCTTCCCCAGGTACGCGCTTGTATCGCACTGGTGATTTAGTACGTTACTGTCCCGACGGCAGACTTGAATTTCTAAATCGGCTGGATCGCCAGATTAAGCTTCGTGGATTTCGCATCGAACCCGGAGAGATTGAGGCAACTCTAGAAAAACATCCCCAAGTACGCAAGGCTGTAGTTTTAGCCGCTCGCGCTGAAGAAAAACTGGTAGCTTATCTCGTGCTAGATTTGGCTGCCGAAGAGAACTTTGTGCCTCAGACATCCTCCCAGGAAAAGGATTCACAAACGAAGACTTTACTCAACGAACTGCGGACTGACCTCCGTCAGCAGTTACCCCACTACATGATTCCCTCCACCCTAGTCTCGATCGCGACTTTACCCCTAACCCCTAACGGCAAAATCGATCGGCAAGCACTTGCCGCGATCGATACCCCACAACCGACAAGCGATCGAACTTATGTAGCACCACGTACCCCAACAGAAGAACAAATCGCTCGTATTTGCGCCGATTTACTGAAGTGTGAAGCCCTAGGCGTGTATGACAACTTCTTCGATTTTGGCGGTCACTCCTTGTTAGTGGCACGCCTAATTGCTGAAGTTAGCGATCTTTTCCAAGTTCATTTACCAATGCGTGAAATTTTCCTTGATGCAACCGTGGCTAACTTGGCAGCAGTAGTTGAAAAATCGCGGGAAACGGCTGAGTTAACCAAAAAAAATGATGAGGAGCGTTTGCAAACATCCCTAGCAAATATTTCCGAGGAACAGTTAGACTTTCTACTCAGCGAAGCACTACTTTTACAAGAATTAGAAAAAGGAAAAGAATAA